The following is a genomic window from Pueribacillus theae.
CAATCGGAATTTCCATTTTCATCGACTCTAGAATAACGACTTCTTGTTCTTCTTCTACTTGATCCCCTGCACTTACAAGAATTTTCCAAACGTTACCTGCCATATTTGCTTTAATTTCTTTCATTTGTAAATACCTCCATGTCATGATTAGATTTGATTGTTTTTACTGAATCCTCTTTATTTTAACTCTTTTTAGCGAGTTCCTCCATTATTTGTGCTTTTAATTTATACTTTTCTATTTTATTTGTAGGTGTTCTTGGCAAATCAGGAATAAGTCGAATATGTTTAGGCCACATGAATTTCGGCATTTCACCTTTTGACCATTCTTTGAGTTGATCTTCGGTTAATTCTTCTGTTTTAGGTACGACATAGACAACAATGTCATCTTCGTCACCTTCTTCTGCAGGGATTGGAAAAGCGGCTGAAACATGCACTAGTTCGTGTTGATTAATCAAGTCTTCTACTTGATAAGAAGATATATTTTCCCCTTTATGTCTGATGACATCTTTCATCCGATCAACAAAATAGTAAATCCCGTTTTCATCCTTATAACCGACATCACCAGTATGGAACCAAAGGTTTTGGAACACTTCTACCGTTGCGGCTGGTTTATTAAAATATTCTTTTAAAAGCAAGTGAGGGAAACGTGAACGCAAGGAAAGCTGGCCAGGCTGTCCTATTTCACATTCCTCATCATGTTCATTCAAAATCGCCGCTTTGTAAAAAGGAGCGACAACACCCATATATCCTTTTGCCAATGGCTGATCGCCCCTTTGAAAAGGAATATTCAATCCTTTAGCGATTTCTGCTGTTTCTTCCCTTGTATAACCTTTATAGAGCTCAGACGGTGTTCCTTCTTCTTCGCCAAGTTCATCAATGATTGCAACAAATCCATTACCGGATTCCGTTTGTCCATACCCAGCAGAGATAAAATTAATTCCAAAGCGTTTCGCGACATCATGATGGTATTGTGGAAGCGGCTGCATATGCACGCGGTTTAGCGTGTTATTTCGGTCATTTTCAGATGGGTCGGCTTTCATTAACCACGGAATCATGACATCAAGCAAAATGGCGTTCGTTGCACCACTTACTTTGATTCGACTCCAAAAATCATTAGGACTAAACTTATCCCACATGGCAACCGTACAGCCTACAAAAGCAGCTCGTGCAACAAGTGCAAAAGCGCCACCAACATGGTACATTGGTAAGTCACAATAAATGACATCTTCTTGCTTATTAAATGCTCTAAAAAAGTACGTATAACCGTGAATCCAGCGATACGACTGTACGACGCCTTTTGCTGGGCCTGTTGTACCCGACGTATAAATAATGTTGGCTATATCATAATCATGCATTTCGATGTTCGGATTTGTAACGTTCCCTTTTGTAAAGCTATCAAACGAAAAGAAGGGGAATTGACCATCTAACTCAACGTTTGCAAGCTCTTCAATATAATCATGGTTCGTTTCTTTCGGATCATGGACAATGACCGTTAATGGCGGCAAATCGGATTTCACTTCATTAATCATGGACACCATTTGTCTTTCCGTGATTAATACTTTCGGTTCCGTATCATTAATCTGATAGGATAGCAGTTTGCCTTTGTAATTAAAGTTAATTGGGCAAAATACAGCGCCAGCTTTCCAAATGCCGAACATCGCAATCGTTGTAACGAACGGATTTCTTAAAAATAGAGAAATACGATCGCCTTTTTGAATGCCTAATTTGATAAGATTATGTGCAAAGCTGTTTGCCATTTCATTGAACGCTTGATAAGTATACGTCTCGTTTTCTTCCCCATAGTAGAGAAATGGTTTTTCTCCCATTTCTTCAGCCCATTTTTCAAACATTTTAATAACAGATTCTTTTTCGCTTCCTAGCGTTTGTTCAAACTTCTCGACTCTCACCCTAACCCTCCTCCAAAAATAGAAATGGATTTTTTTAATTTCGAATCGTTTTTAATTCTTCTATTATCATCGCTTTTAATTTATACTTTTCTATTTTAT
Proteins encoded in this region:
- a CDS encoding AMP-binding protein — protein: MRVEKFEQTLGSEKESVIKMFEKWAEEMGEKPFLYYGEENETYTYQAFNEMANSFAHNLIKLGIQKGDRISLFLRNPFVTTIAMFGIWKAGAVFCPINFNYKGKLLSYQINDTEPKVLITERQMVSMINEVKSDLPPLTVIVHDPKETNHDYIEELANVELDGQFPFFSFDSFTKGNVTNPNIEMHDYDIANIIYTSGTTGPAKGVVQSYRWIHGYTYFFRAFNKQEDVIYCDLPMYHVGGAFALVARAAFVGCTVAMWDKFSPNDFWSRIKVSGATNAILLDVMIPWLMKADPSENDRNNTLNRVHMQPLPQYHHDVAKRFGINFISAGYGQTESGNGFVAIIDELGEEEGTPSELYKGYTREETAEIAKGLNIPFQRGDQPLAKGYMGVVAPFYKAAILNEHDEECEIGQPGQLSLRSRFPHLLLKEYFNKPAATVEVFQNLWFHTGDVGYKDENGIYYFVDRMKDVIRHKGENISSYQVEDLINQHELVHVSAAFPIPAEEGDEDDIVVYVVPKTEELTEDQLKEWSKGEMPKFMWPKHIRLIPDLPRTPTNKIEKYKLKAQIMEELAKKS
- a CDS encoding acetyl-CoA carboxylase biotin carboxyl carrier protein subunit: MKEIKANMAGNVWKILVSAGDQVEEEQEVVILESMKMEIPIEAEEGGTVNEVKVNEGDFVNEGDVIMTLE